The following nucleotide sequence is from Streptomyces xiamenensis.
CTGCGAGCGCTGCCAGGAGCCGAGGTTGCAGCACATCGCGTGCCCCAACTGCGGCACGTACAACCGCCGTCAGGTCATCGACGTCTGATCGGCGGGTGACAGGCTCCATGTCTCACGCCCATCGGTCCAAGACCCAGGCGTCGGCGGAAGTGGCCTCGTCCCACGCGGTTCTGGAAGGGCGGCTCGGCTATCAGCTGGAGTCCGCCCTTCTGGTGCGTGCGCTGACCCATCGTTCGTACGCGTACGAGAACGGCGGTCTGCCCACCAACGAGCGTCTTGAGTTCCTCGGGGACTCGGTGCTCGGGGTGATCGTCACCGACACGCTGTACCGCACCTATCCCGAACTGGCCGAGGGGCAGCTGGCCAAGCTGCGCGCGGCCGTCGTCAACGCCAGGGCGCTCGCCGATGTGGCGCGTGGCCTGGATCTGGGCGCGTTCGTACGGCTGGGGCGGGGCGAGGAGGGGACCGGTGGCCGGAACAAGGCGTCGATCCTCGCCGACACCCTGGAAGCGGTCATCGGCGCCGTCTATCTCGACCGGGGCCTGGAGGCCGCCGACGAGATGGTGCACCGGCTCTTCGACCCGGTGATCGAGCGTTCCGCGAAGCTGGGCGCCGGTCTCGACTGGAAGACCAGCCTTCAGGAGCTGAGCGCGGCCGAGGGCCTCGGCGTTCCCGAGTACGTGATCAACGAAGCCGGGCCCGATCACGAGAAGACCTTCACCGCTGCGGCCCGCGTGGGTGGCGAGACCTACGGCACCGGCACCGGCCGCAGCAAGAAGGAAGCCGAGCAGCAGGCGGCGGAGACGGCCTGGCGGGAGATCCGCGCGGCGGCGGTACGCCGCGGCGGGGACGGCCCGGCACCGGGGCGGTCCGTTGCCTGAGCTGCCGGAGGTCGAGGTCGTACGACGTGGCCTGGACCGCTGGGTCAGCGGCCGCGTCATCGCCACCGTCGAGACCCTGCACCCGCGCGCCGTACGCCGCCACCAGCTCGGCGCGCAGGACTTCGCCGCGCGGTTGACCGGCGCCCGGGTGGCGGCGGTGCGGCGGCGCGGCAAGTATCTGTGGCTGCCGTTGGCGGACGGCGAGCTGGCCGTACTGGCCCATCTGGGCATGAGCGGCCAGTTGCTGATCCAGCCGGCGACGGCACCGGACGAGCGGCATCTGCGGATCAGGGTGACGTTCACCGACCCGGGCGAGGGCGAGCTGCGGTTCGTCGACCAGCGCACCTTCGGAGGTCTGTCACTGCATCCGGTGACGGCGGACGGGTTGCCGGACGTGATCGCGCACATCGCCCGCGATCCGCTGGACCCCGCCTTCGACGAGGACGCCTTCCACGCGGCGCTGCGCCGCCGACGAACCACCGTGAAGCGGGCGCTGCTCGACCAGTCGCTGATCAGCGGGGTCGGCAACATCTACGCGGACGAGGCGCTGTGGCGCACCCGGCTGCACTACGAGCGGCCCACGGCCTCGCTGACCCGGCCGCGTACGGCCGAGCTGGTCACCCACATCCGTGAGGTGATGAACGAGGCGCTCGCGCAGGGCGGCACCAGCTTCGACAGCCTGTACGTGAACGTGAACGGCGAGTCGGGGTACTTCGACCGCTCGCTGGACGCGTACGGGCGCGAGGACGAGCCGTGCCGCCGCTGCGGCACGCCCATCCGGCGCCGCCCGTGGATGAACCGCTCCAGCTACTTCTGCCCCCGTTGCCAGCGCAGGCCGGCCTCGGTCGTCTGACGGACGGCGCGGGGGCCGGCCGGGGTCCGCGGCCGTGCGGTCCCGCTCAGTAGCCGAAGTTCTGTGTCCACCATGGGCCACCGTCGCCCAGGTGGACGCCGACTCCCAGGGTGGTGAAGTCGCAGTTGAGGATGTTGGCGCGGTGACCCTCGCTGTTCATCCACGAGTCCATGACGGCCTGCGCGTCCTGCTGGCCGCGGGCTATGTTCTCGCCGCCCATGTTCGCTATGCCGGCCGCCTGGGCGCGGTCCCAGGGGGTGCGGCCGTCGGGGTCGGTGTGGGAGAAGTAGCCGCGCTGGGCCATGTCCCGGCTGAAGTCGGTGGCCAGGGTGGCGAGCGCGGCGTCGCGGACCAGGGGCCGGCAGCCGGCCTTGGCGCGTTCCTCGTTCACCAGGCGCAGCACGGCGTCGGCCTGGGCGGAGGCGGCGTCCTGGGACGGGGAGGGCTCGGGATCGGGTGCGGGGGTGCTCTGGGTGGGCTGCGGCGCCTGCGTGGTCGGGTCGGGCTCCGCGGTCTCCGGCGTCGCCGAGGGGCTGGGCTCCTCGGCGGGGGCCTCGGAGGAGGGCTCGGCGGACGGTTCCTCGCTCTGCGGCTTGCTCTCCTCGTCCTGCGACGGGGCCGGGTCCTCCGGAGTCGCGGTGCGTCCCTGTCCGCGGCTGGCGGCCTCCTCGCGCTCCTCGGCGGCTGCGCCGCGCTCCAGGGTGGGGGAGGAGGAGGGGGAGCCGAGAATCAGCCGGTCCTCGGTGGGGCCGGGGCGGGCCTGGAGATCGTCCGAGTCCGTCAGGGTGAAGCGGTCCGCCATGCCGGGCAGCAGTCCGGAGCCGACGGCCATGGCCCCCACGGTGAGTGCGGCGGAAGCGCCCAGCAGGCCGGCGCGGGCGGGGCTCTTTCTGCGGTGCGTGCCCCTGTGTCCGTTCTCCTCGCGCGGGGCGGGAAGGGGCGATGGGGTGTGCGCTGAGCGGCGATGGCGACCCATCGGTGGCACCGTCCTCGTCAACTCGACAACTTAAAGATCA
It contains:
- the rpmF gene encoding 50S ribosomal protein L32; its protein translation is MAVPKRKMSRSNTRHRRSQWKATAPNLVSCERCQEPRLQHIACPNCGTYNRRQVIDV
- the rnc gene encoding ribonuclease III, translating into MSHAHRSKTQASAEVASSHAVLEGRLGYQLESALLVRALTHRSYAYENGGLPTNERLEFLGDSVLGVIVTDTLYRTYPELAEGQLAKLRAAVVNARALADVARGLDLGAFVRLGRGEEGTGGRNKASILADTLEAVIGAVYLDRGLEAADEMVHRLFDPVIERSAKLGAGLDWKTSLQELSAAEGLGVPEYVINEAGPDHEKTFTAAARVGGETYGTGTGRSKKEAEQQAAETAWREIRAAAVRRGGDGPAPGRSVA
- the mutM gene encoding bifunctional DNA-formamidopyrimidine glycosylase/DNA-(apurinic or apyrimidinic site) lyase: MPELPEVEVVRRGLDRWVSGRVIATVETLHPRAVRRHQLGAQDFAARLTGARVAAVRRRGKYLWLPLADGELAVLAHLGMSGQLLIQPATAPDERHLRIRVTFTDPGEGELRFVDQRTFGGLSLHPVTADGLPDVIAHIARDPLDPAFDEDAFHAALRRRRTTVKRALLDQSLISGVGNIYADEALWRTRLHYERPTASLTRPRTAELVTHIREVMNEALAQGGTSFDSLYVNVNGESGYFDRSLDAYGREDEPCRRCGTPIRRRPWMNRSSYFCPRCQRRPASVV
- a CDS encoding CAP domain-containing protein, which codes for MGRHRRSAHTPSPLPAPREENGHRGTHRRKSPARAGLLGASAALTVGAMAVGSGLLPGMADRFTLTDSDDLQARPGPTEDRLILGSPSSSPTLERGAAAEEREEAASRGQGRTATPEDPAPSQDEESKPQSEEPSAEPSSEAPAEEPSPSATPETAEPDPTTQAPQPTQSTPAPDPEPSPSQDAASAQADAVLRLVNEERAKAGCRPLVRDAALATLATDFSRDMAQRGYFSHTDPDGRTPWDRAQAAGIANMGGENIARGQQDAQAVMDSWMNSEGHRANILNCDFTTLGVGVHLGDGGPWWTQNFGY